Proteins found in one Thalassophryne amazonica chromosome 1, fThaAma1.1, whole genome shotgun sequence genomic segment:
- the map3k8 gene encoding mitogen-activated protein kinase kinase kinase 8: protein MDYKYDNGIQLLLAHMNIEDIINAAERLYQIEEDGAGLCFGEHGLSLGKMDVVNEEAGEFEDSESLRSQYSYADEGGGVRYGTVADLLSFVNLLSNMQPAGLQHLSKEMGILLNKSYMAIKNGHYQINRDVVLFPWKLTYKNHGSGLVPKGSFGKVHLAQDTTTRKRMACKLIPLENFKAADVEFQARFSHENIAELYGALLWDQNVHLFMEAGEGGSVLEKVDSCGPLREFEVIWVTKQILRGLEYLHKHKIIHHDIKPSNIVLMSDKAVLVDFGLTVQMTEEIYIPRDLRGTEMYMSPELVLCRGHTTKTDIYSLGTTVIHMQTGSPPWVRRYPRTAYPSYLYIIHKKAPPVEDIAEDCSLAMRSFLQRALERNPAVRSSASELLKDDAINPPKEDQPRCWSLDSALEEVTCHLMRRQHSRHPDSTEDSSLYSEDSGHMRRKGSLYLDLGALAATSKQVTGPPVSEYG from the exons ATGGATTACAAATATGATAATGGAATACAGCTTCTGTTGGCTCACATGAATATCGAGGACATTATCAATGCTGCAGAGAGACTTTATCAGATTGAAGAGGATGGAGCAGGCTTGTGTTTTGGAGAACATGGACTATCCCTGGGGAAGATGGATGTGGTGAATGAGGAAGCAGGAGAGTTTGAGGACTCGGAGAGTTTGAGGAGTCAGTACAGTTATGCCGATGAGGGTGGTGGAGTTCGTTACGGGACGGTGGCAGACCTCCTGTCCTTTGTCAATCTGCTGTCCAACATGCAGCCAGCAGGCCTGCAGCATCTGTCCAAGGAGATGGGAATCCTACTCAACAAG TCGTATATGGCTATAAAAAACGGTCACTACCAGATCAACAGGGATGTTGTTCTTTTTCCATGGAAATTAACCTACAAGAACCATGGATCTGGTCTTGTGCCCAAGGGTTCCTTCGGAAAAGTTCACTTAGCACAAGATACCACAACCAGGAAGAGAATGGCGTGCAAACTG ATTCCCTTGGAGAACTTTAAAGCAGCCGACGTGGAATTCCAGGCCCGGTTCAGCCATGAGAACATTGCTGAGCTGTATGGTGCTCTTCTCTGGGATCAGAATGTCCACCTGTTCATGGAGGCGGGTGAAGGTGGCTCTGTTCTGGAGAAAGTAGACAGCTGTGGGCCATTGAGGGAGTTTGAGGTCATTTGGGTGACCAAGCAGATACTGCGGGGCCTGGAGTAcctccacaaacacaaaatcattCATCATGACATCAAAC CCAGTAACATTGTCCTGATGTCTGATAAGGCTGTACTGGTGGACTTTGGCCTGACCGTGCAGATGACCGAGGAAATATACATTCCCAGAGACCTTAGAGGAACAGAg ATGTACATGAGTCCTGAGCTGGTTCTGTGTCGTGGACATACCACTAAGACGGACATCTACAGCCTGGGCACCACAGTCATTCACATGCAGACCGGTAGCCCTCCTTGGGTCCGGAGATACCCACGCACGGCCTACCCATCCTACCTCTATATT ATTCACAAGAAGGCTCCTCCGGTGGAGGACATAGCAGAGGACTGCAGTCTGGCAATGCGCTCCTTCCTGCAGCGAGCCCTGGAGAGGaaccctgctgttcggagttcaGCATCAGAACTGCTAAAAGATGATGCCATCAACCCACCTAAAGAGGATCAACCACGGTGTTGGAGTCTTGACTCAGCCCTCGAGGAGGTCACTTGCCATCTCATGCGGCGGCAGCACAGCCGGCATCCGGACTCAACAGAAG ACTCGTCCTTGTACTCTGAAGACTCTGGTCACATGAGGAGAAAGGGTTCTTTATACCTTGACCTTGGAGCCTTGGCAGCCACCTCTAAACAAGTGACAGGACCCCCTGTCTCCGAGTATGGCTAG